Proteins from one Pecten maximus unplaced genomic scaffold, xPecMax1.1, whole genome shotgun sequence genomic window:
- the LOC117318726 gene encoding deleted in malignant brain tumors 1 protein-like has protein sequence MNDVNCSGIENSLIDCPFAGWGQNDCSHDQDAGVICTNVRIVNGSMPLQGRVEVYKHGEWGTVCNDAWDDLEARVVCRQLGHEEGTAVDNPGSYYTRGVLDIGMDDLNCSGAEDALTDCPYGGWKKHNCGHHEDAGVICTN, from the exons ATGAACGATGTGAACTGTTCAGGCATAGAGAACAGTCTGATAGACTGCCCCTTCGCAGGTTGGGGACAGAACGATTGTAGCCACGACCAAGATGCTGGTGTCATCTGCACGAACG TTCGTATTGTGAATGGCTCGATGCCGTTACAAGGAAGAGTTGAGGTATACAAACACGGTGAATGGGGGACGGTTTGTAATGATGCCTGGGATGACCTCGAGGCTCGAGTAGTGTGCAGACAACTAGGCCATGA agAAGGAACTGCTGTTGATAACCCTGGATCATACTACACTAGAGGTGTGCTAGATATAGGTATGGATGACCTAAACTGTTCAGGAGCTGAGGATGCACTCACTGATTGTCCATATGGAGGATGGAAAAAACACAACTGTGGTCATCATGAGGATGCTGGGGTCATATGTACAAACTAG
- the LOC117318727 gene encoding uncharacterized protein LOC117318727: MDSFYITVIVIILVLPTCFQASVGATTKAAPTEETTCPRFQTRTENGSLIVLYQASNENCEMVVTTATTQLRPSTEVKAFKNKHKTIRRPSVSFRNTSSLDGEFPCDSLTHSSLGPFVFVNTVPNQCQILFRIHKTKNHNHEKKKPKAQKTKSNGGRKGKKRGGKKEKLKRIPKFHFIPVFEYIDEILY; encoded by the exons attattttggtattacCGACAT GTTTCCAAGCGTCAGTCGGGGCTACAACAAAGGCCGCTCCTACAGAGGAAACCACGTGTCCACGATTCCAGACCCGGACTGAGAACGGCTCCCTTATCGTTTTGTACCAAGCGTCAAACGAGAACTGTGAAAT GGTTgtaacaacagcaacaacacaACTGCGTCCATCCACAGAAGTCAAAGCCTTCAAGAATAAGCACAA AACTATCCGCCGTCCTTCAGTCAGCTTCAGAAATACCAGTAGCCTGGATGGAGAGTTTCCCTGCGACTCACTCACACATAGCAGTTTAGGACCGTTTGTGTTCGTCAACACAGTGCCGAACCAGTGTCAGAT CCTTTTTAGGATACACAAAACCAAGAACCACAATCACGAGAAGAAGAAGCCAAAAGCACAGAAAACAAAAAGCAATGGAggaagaaaaggaaagaaaaggGGAGGAAAGAAAGAGAAGCTGAAGAGAATTCCAAA GTTTCATTTCATTCCTGTGTTCGAATACATCGATGAAATTCTCTACTAA